A section of the Sporanaerobacter acetigenes DSM 13106 genome encodes:
- a CDS encoding PucR family transcriptional regulator — MDMKVKNLMEQFEGFEVLAGKGGLDRRVSTVTVMDAPDIYNWMKGGEFLITTAYIMKDNPLELKDLVIKLNENGASALGIKIGRFIEKLPQEVKETGDGLNFPIIYIPTNLAFSDVINPVLSKIVNAQAKKLMMSEKIHKSFTQIVIEGKGTGHIVETLYGILDRNVAFMDLVFNRNYIRSKSNKFKDDIEDLGLKTVLDKYYNYPVQIGSSIYGYIIVEEGKDDNSLEDLDRITIEHASTVLKLNIQKEISNHQIEQKYRDEFIQDLLVNNIKTVEEANNRAALYGWKMDKGLVCLIVDIDDFKDRFISLEKTKGLEEKRDNIFRLIAEKMKKSFYKCFYTNYSDSIVFLIEPDVNSMEDFFRKLKRISEEVRKEVRENSQFTATVGIGSYKESVIDIYISFIEAQKAVRIGRTIYDKDNTHVYSDLGVYKMLYDVSLEDEANSFCSQYLEKLMNYDRENNGEYLETLGRLVKNDWNLKKTAEDLFIHYNTMKYRFTKISAIVNLDLNNREDKFKIELCLKLMNMSRQYSLYMKTSI; from the coding sequence ATGGATATGAAGGTTAAAAATTTAATGGAACAATTTGAAGGATTTGAGGTACTGGCAGGGAAAGGTGGTTTGGATAGAAGAGTAAGCACTGTGACTGTCATGGATGCTCCCGATATATACAATTGGATGAAGGGAGGAGAATTTTTAATTACAACAGCATATATAATGAAAGATAATCCATTAGAACTTAAGGATTTAGTGATCAAATTAAATGAAAATGGGGCATCTGCCCTAGGAATTAAAATAGGTAGATTTATTGAAAAACTGCCTCAAGAGGTAAAGGAAACGGGGGATGGCTTGAATTTTCCTATTATCTATATACCAACTAATTTAGCCTTTAGTGATGTAATAAATCCTGTACTTTCAAAAATAGTTAATGCTCAGGCTAAAAAACTGATGATGTCGGAAAAAATTCATAAATCTTTTACTCAAATAGTAATTGAAGGCAAAGGAACTGGTCATATAGTGGAAACTCTATATGGAATATTGGATAGAAATGTAGCTTTTATGGATTTGGTTTTTAATAGAAACTATATAAGAAGTAAATCGAACAAATTCAAAGATGATATAGAAGATTTAGGACTTAAAACTGTGCTAGATAAATATTATAATTATCCCGTTCAAATTGGCAGTTCTATTTATGGATATATAATAGTTGAGGAAGGTAAAGACGACAATTCTCTAGAAGATTTAGATAGGATAACTATAGAACATGCTAGCACAGTTCTCAAGCTAAATATACAAAAGGAGATTTCTAATCACCAAATAGAGCAAAAATATAGGGATGAGTTTATTCAAGATTTATTAGTAAATAATATAAAGACTGTTGAAGAGGCAAACAATAGGGCAGCACTATATGGTTGGAAAATGGATAAGGGTCTTGTCTGTCTGATTGTAGATATAGATGATTTTAAAGATAGATTTATATCTTTAGAAAAAACCAAGGGGTTGGAAGAAAAAAGGGACAATATATTCCGTCTAATTGCAGAAAAAATGAAAAAAAGTTTTTATAAATGTTTTTATACTAATTATAGTGACAGTATAGTGTTTTTGATAGAGCCAGATGTAAATTCTATGGAAGATTTTTTTAGAAAACTTAAAAGGATATCAGAGGAAGTAAGAAAAGAGGTTAGAGAAAATAGCCAGTTTACAGCAACTGTAGGTATAGGAAGTTATAAGGAGTCAGTAATAGATATATACATTAGTTTTATAGAGGCTCAAAAAGCTGTAAGAATAGGTAGAACTATTTATGATAAGGACAATACCCATGTTTATTCTGATTTGGGAGTTTATAAAATGCTTTATGATGTTTCTCTAGAAGATGAGGCAAATAGTTTTTGTAGTCAATATTTAGAGAAACTAATGAATTATGATAGAGAAAATAATGGAGAATATTTGGAAACTTTAGGGCGTTTGGTGAAGAATGATTGGAATCTAAAGAAAACAGCAGAGGATTTGTTTATTCATTATAATACTATGAAATATAGATTTACTAAGATTAGTGCGATAGTCAATTTAGATTTAAATAATAGGGAAGATAAATTTAAAATAGAGCTTTGCTTAAAATTAATGAACATGAGCAGGCAATATTCATTGTACATGAAGACTAGTATATAG
- a CDS encoding AbiH family protein, whose product MAEEYLRICEDCGAPFFTAGEQAKLFKQVLTAEPYKIVSMDNFPTGDPLATLNIIGNGFDLMHGVKSSYYNFRDTLGKNNSLRFALETYLNVEDLWADFEDALAYINSDAMFGVVDMWLDDFDAYDSNAQAADFFAAVDTATGPVQTIINDLPQRFRMWVESLKVPDMAYTPLNGVIRNSKTLNFNYTEFIEDLYGVEKENVCYIHGCRRKEKYHPKDKLIIGHVPGAGDDDLVGDFRLPKYKNSRKREMVEAAIDTAARNLSWYDEETTKNCKDIIKNHQEFFDGLSNLSRIIVVGHSLSPVDWDYFKKIISVNKNQNNIEWLISCHSVQNIESIKMFAGAMGIKVEQIALFVTYP is encoded by the coding sequence TTGGCAGAAGAATACCTAAGAATATGTGAAGATTGCGGCGCTCCTTTCTTTACTGCTGGAGAACAAGCTAAACTTTTCAAACAGGTATTAACCGCTGAACCATACAAGATCGTAAGCATGGATAACTTCCCAACAGGTGACCCATTAGCCACACTTAATATCATAGGCAATGGCTTTGATTTGATGCATGGTGTCAAGTCCAGCTATTACAATTTCAGAGATACGCTTGGGAAAAACAATTCATTGCGTTTTGCTCTTGAAACCTACCTGAATGTTGAAGATTTGTGGGCTGATTTTGAGGATGCTTTAGCTTATATCAATAGTGATGCCATGTTTGGTGTTGTTGATATGTGGCTTGACGACTTCGACGCTTATGACTCGAATGCACAGGCGGCAGATTTTTTTGCAGCTGTCGATACAGCGACTGGACCTGTGCAAACGATAATTAATGATTTGCCTCAAAGATTTCGTATGTGGGTAGAATCATTGAAAGTGCCGGATATGGCTTACACACCGCTCAATGGAGTAATTCGTAATTCCAAAACGCTTAACTTTAACTATACGGAATTCATAGAAGATCTGTATGGCGTAGAAAAAGAGAATGTTTGTTATATTCATGGTTGCAGACGAAAAGAGAAATACCACCCGAAGGATAAGTTGATAATTGGCCATGTTCCTGGTGCAGGAGACGATGATTTAGTTGGTGATTTCAGATTGCCGAAGTACAAAAACAGTCGGAAACGCGAGATGGTAGAAGCAGCGATTGATACGGCGGCACGAAACCTTTCTTGGTACGATGAAGAAACCACAAAGAACTGCAAGGATATTATAAAGAACCATCAAGAGTTCTTTGATGGACTGTCGAATTTGAGCCGGATAATCGTTGTTGGGCATTCACTTTCTCCTGTGGACTGGGACTATTTTAAAAAGATAATCAGCGTAAACAAAAATCAGAATAACATTGAATGGCTTATTAGCTGTCATAGTGTCCAAAATATAGAAAGTATTAAGATGTTTGCAGGTGCAATGGGCATAAAGGTGGAGCAGATTGCATTGTTTGTCACGTATCCATAG
- the murJ gene encoding murein biosynthesis integral membrane protein MurJ, with protein sequence MNSSKKRAAQSAAMIAGVTLFSKFLGFLREVLIASKFGSGYETDTYFVAMTATVIVMTTIGAALKTTLIPIFSEIEERKGKEEKLKYMNNVFNVVFLITILLVVVGYFASPLVVKILAKGFTGEQYKLAVKLNRIGLPIIIFMGFTYVYQGLLESSEIFGPPAISGIPFNLVYIIYLFTISKKFGVTGLMVTSIVAAALQWLIQVPATKKMGYSYGLSMDLKDKYLNKALTLTGPVLIGSAVQQINVIIDRTLASGLQEGSISALNYASRVNDLIITVFVMAITTVIFPMLSKAFTKGDTREGKELMGEGINIILIITVPATIGIVILAEPAIKVFFQRGAFDEVATYMTSQALIYYSLGLVGSSLRLMLNKVFYSVQDTTTPMINGMIAVGINVALNYALIGYMGHAGLALATSISATITTILLFIDLRKKLGKIGLKKYLVCFLKTLAASIVMGLAVYLVYFGLTGLLPNMFIVELLILILSVAVGVGIYFILCSIFKIKEMRIIMKRLLKK encoded by the coding sequence TTGAATAGTAGCAAAAAAAGAGCAGCTCAATCTGCCGCAATGATTGCAGGAGTGACGCTTTTCAGCAAATTTTTAGGGTTTTTAAGAGAAGTACTCATTGCTTCTAAATTTGGTTCTGGATATGAAACAGACACCTATTTTGTAGCTATGACAGCCACAGTCATAGTCATGACTACAATTGGAGCAGCTCTTAAAACCACCCTTATTCCCATATTTTCTGAGATTGAAGAGAGAAAAGGCAAAGAAGAAAAATTAAAATACATGAACAATGTATTTAATGTAGTGTTTTTAATAACTATTTTATTGGTAGTTGTGGGATACTTTGCTTCTCCCTTGGTAGTGAAAATATTGGCAAAGGGATTTACAGGAGAACAATATAAATTAGCTGTAAAATTAAATAGAATTGGACTTCCCATCATCATATTCATGGGATTTACTTATGTATATCAAGGACTTCTTGAGAGCAGTGAAATATTTGGACCTCCAGCTATATCAGGTATCCCTTTCAACTTAGTGTATATAATATATCTTTTCACTATAAGTAAAAAATTTGGCGTAACAGGGCTTATGGTTACAAGTATTGTAGCGGCTGCACTTCAGTGGCTCATTCAAGTACCTGCTACGAAAAAGATGGGATATAGCTATGGGCTTTCCATGGATTTAAAAGATAAATACCTAAACAAGGCCCTTACACTGACAGGTCCAGTACTTATAGGTTCTGCAGTTCAGCAAATAAATGTCATCATAGATAGAACTCTAGCTTCTGGTTTGCAAGAAGGAAGTATTTCGGCACTAAATTATGCATCTCGTGTAAATGATCTCATCATTACAGTATTTGTCATGGCTATCACAACAGTTATATTTCCAATGCTTTCAAAGGCATTTACAAAGGGAGATACAAGAGAAGGAAAGGAACTCATGGGAGAAGGTATAAATATAATTCTCATCATAACTGTTCCCGCTACCATTGGCATAGTCATACTTGCAGAACCAGCAATAAAAGTATTTTTCCAAAGAGGAGCCTTTGATGAAGTGGCAACTTATATGACTTCTCAGGCACTTATATATTATTCTCTAGGTCTTGTAGGTTCTTCCTTAAGACTTATGCTCAACAAGGTCTTTTATTCAGTTCAGGACACTACAACACCTATGATAAATGGAATGATAGCTGTAGGAATAAATGTAGCACTTAATTATGCATTGATAGGATATATGGGACATGCAGGTCTTGCATTGGCTACAAGTATTTCAGCCACTATAACCACTATACTTTTATTTATAGATCTTAGAAAAAAATTAGGCAAGATAGGACTAAAAAAGTATTTAGTATGCTTTTTAAAGACTCTTGCAGCTTCTATAGTTATGGGACTAGCAGTTTACCTAGTATATTTTGGACTCACTGGACTTCTTCCAAATATGTTTATAGTAGAGCTACTAATACTCATATTGTCTGTAGCTGTAGGAGTAGGAATATACTTTATACTTTGTTCGATATTTAAAATAAAAGAAATGAGAATCATAATGAAGAGACTTTTGAAAAAATAA
- a CDS encoding acyltransferase, with translation MARRKEIEELYYIRGLAALGILIIHATGSFAVLSEYGSRAMYVGVFLNQFFRFGSPVFMMISGLVLFYNYRSFDEFDTKRFYKKKLKYIFLPYTIWSAIYFLYAHYVNNIPLKGEMPKFLRGILLGENYSHLYFIFLIFQFYILVPLILKYLIEPMKEKPIQVFFIFALIQGAILIYEYYFRNPNAEGFMKLFNRYYWKTVFGWSSYFMTGGLIGLHYENFVDYIEKHIKGISIIYILVSTFYLGQVYFNIYINEGRNFYGKFGSIRPHTMIYAFFTMAMLIYITRKIAKKGNFFQRYLKNFGTYSFGVYFSHPLVLEELKLKLVGNFSSVIGYSRLSSLVLIVGLGIIFTYLLVLLLGSLNIRWLFIGKIPKYQLSSTKSH, from the coding sequence ATGGCAAGAAGAAAGGAAATAGAGGAACTCTATTATATAAGAGGATTGGCTGCCTTGGGTATTCTCATTATTCATGCTACAGGAAGCTTTGCAGTACTTTCAGAATATGGCTCAAGAGCCATGTATGTAGGAGTATTTTTAAACCAATTTTTTAGATTTGGAAGTCCAGTATTTATGATGATATCTGGCTTAGTACTGTTTTACAACTATAGATCCTTTGATGAATTTGATACGAAGAGATTCTACAAGAAAAAACTCAAGTACATATTTCTACCCTATACAATTTGGTCAGCAATTTATTTTTTATATGCTCATTATGTAAACAATATACCTTTAAAAGGGGAAATGCCTAAATTTTTAAGAGGAATTCTATTGGGAGAAAACTATTCCCATCTATATTTTATATTTTTAATATTTCAGTTTTATATACTGGTACCACTAATACTTAAATACCTCATAGAGCCTATGAAAGAAAAACCAATTCAAGTGTTTTTCATATTTGCCTTAATCCAAGGGGCTATACTTATTTATGAATACTATTTTAGAAATCCTAATGCAGAAGGATTTATGAAATTGTTCAATAGATACTATTGGAAAACTGTGTTTGGTTGGTCCTCATACTTCATGACTGGAGGGCTCATTGGTCTTCATTATGAAAATTTTGTAGACTATATAGAAAAACATATAAAGGGTATAAGCATTATTTACATATTGGTTTCAACATTTTATCTAGGACAAGTCTATTTCAATATATATATAAATGAAGGCAGAAATTTTTACGGGAAATTTGGTTCCATAAGGCCACATACTATGATATATGCCTTTTTCACCATGGCTATGCTCATATATATAACAAGAAAAATAGCCAAGAAGGGCAATTTTTTCCAAAGATATTTAAAAAACTTTGGAACCTATTCTTTTGGAGTATATTTTTCTCATCCACTGGTTTTAGAAGAACTAAAACTGAAACTTGTGGGGAATTTTTCTAGTGTCATTGGCTATAGTAGACTTAGTTCATTAGTACTAATAGTAGGACTTGGAATAATTTTCACCTATTTGTTGGTTCTTTTATTGGGAAGTTTAAATATAAGATGGTTGTTTATTGGGAAAATTCCTAAATACCAATTGAGTTCTACAAAATCCCATTGA
- a CDS encoding sensor domain-containing diguanylate cyclase, producing the protein MEDYLKVLDGVDEGIVVLDKDLNIVFWNKYMENITDLSRDEVEEKYICEVLPKFKEKIFLDIFKYMLKSNQKYFFSAALHKKFVDIKRYGNCNLRQNLKLSTISVNDENHILMEFVDVTGQYIRVEELKSYIQRLEETQEIIKNLADYDQLTNVYNRRVFFEEVEELIEKNRETDFRGVFTVLDVDKFKEINDTYGHYFGDEVLRITGERLNRITRDGDLVGRYGGDEFLIFVPNIKERKDMRKLSQRILNSLNSSVVVEGKIIKPSVSLGMSLYPEDGTNIDELFRVADKELYRDKGRNERCCFK; encoded by the coding sequence ATGGAAGATTATCTAAAAGTGTTAGATGGAGTAGATGAAGGTATAGTTGTACTAGATAAAGATTTAAATATAGTTTTTTGGAACAAATATATGGAAAACATTACGGATTTATCTAGAGATGAGGTAGAAGAAAAATACATTTGCGAAGTACTTCCTAAATTTAAAGAGAAAATTTTCCTTGATATATTTAAATATATGCTTAAAAGCAACCAAAAATACTTTTTTTCAGCTGCACTGCATAAAAAATTTGTGGATATAAAAAGATATGGAAATTGCAATTTAAGACAAAATTTAAAATTGAGTACCATTTCGGTAAATGATGAAAATCACATTCTAATGGAATTTGTAGATGTGACTGGTCAGTACATCAGAGTAGAAGAGTTAAAAAGCTATATTCAAAGATTAGAAGAAACTCAAGAGATAATCAAAAATTTAGCAGATTATGATCAATTGACCAATGTATACAATAGAAGAGTCTTTTTTGAAGAAGTAGAAGAGCTTATAGAAAAAAATAGAGAAACTGATTTCAGAGGTGTCTTTACAGTACTGGATGTAGATAAATTTAAAGAGATAAATGACACATATGGTCATTATTTTGGAGATGAGGTTTTAAGGATTACAGGAGAAAGACTAAATAGAATAACTAGAGATGGAGATTTAGTTGGAAGGTATGGAGGAGATGAATTTTTGATTTTCGTTCCCAATATAAAGGAAAGAAAAGATATGAGAAAGTTATCTCAGAGAATATTGAATAGTTTAAATTCTTCTGTAGTTGTAGAAGGCAAAATAATTAAGCCCTCTGTGAGTCTTGGAATGAGCCTTTATCCAGAAGATGGTACCAATATAGACGAGCTTTTTAGAGTTGCGGACAAAGAACTCTATAGAGACAAAGGAAGAAATGAAAGGTGCTGCTTTAAGTAG
- a CDS encoding chemotaxis protein CheC: MDKIGIKEDILKEIININVGQAASLLSEMVNKKIELKVPKLRILDGETDFTHTDCPNLLKGALMVSSIKFENELNGKAELIFPANHIKELTSLCTGEECFDLETFTDTDFDVIKELGNIILNAVIGGLGNFLNMAIDYSMPEVKLFDTIEVQEVLKKKKKANILILFVNFKIGGTQVNGALIVTFTIDSMRDLMDKLDEVEKGL, from the coding sequence ATGGATAAAATTGGTATAAAAGAGGATATTTTAAAAGAAATAATAAATATCAATGTGGGACAAGCCGCAAGTCTTTTATCTGAAATGGTAAATAAAAAAATCGAATTAAAAGTACCCAAATTAAGAATTTTAGATGGGGAAACAGATTTTACACATACAGATTGTCCCAATCTTTTAAAAGGTGCTCTTATGGTATCTAGCATAAAATTTGAAAATGAACTGAATGGCAAAGCTGAACTCATTTTCCCGGCAAACCATATAAAAGAATTGACTTCTCTTTGTACAGGAGAAGAATGCTTTGATTTAGAAACTTTTACAGATACAGATTTTGATGTAATAAAAGAATTGGGGAATATAATACTTAATGCAGTCATAGGAGGCCTTGGAAATTTTTTGAATATGGCTATAGACTATTCTATGCCTGAGGTAAAATTGTTTGATACCATAGAGGTTCAAGAAGTACTCAAAAAAAAGAAAAAAGCTAATATACTTATTTTGTTTGTAAATTTCAAGATAGGCGGAACTCAAGTAAATGGAGCCCTTATAGTTACTTTCACGATAGATTCTATGAGGGATTTGATGGACAAATTAGATGAAGTGGAGAAAGGATTGTAA
- a CDS encoding response regulator produces MKLLIVDDSKFTQKVEGNLFKEVIPDLEIYCANDGKEGLQKYSEIHPDLTIVDLLMPNMTGMELLKEIKDIDEDAKMVVVSADVQEKVKQEAYDLGALAFVNKPINKAKIEEILNIVGM; encoded by the coding sequence TTGAAATTGCTTATAGTTGATGATTCTAAATTTACTCAAAAAGTAGAAGGAAATCTTTTTAAGGAAGTAATACCAGATTTAGAAATATACTGTGCTAATGATGGAAAAGAAGGTCTTCAAAAATATAGTGAAATACATCCAGATTTAACCATTGTAGATTTGCTCATGCCCAATATGACAGGTATGGAGCTTTTAAAAGAAATAAAGGATATAGATGAGGATGCAAAAATGGTTGTAGTATCAGCTGATGTGCAGGAAAAAGTAAAACAAGAAGCTTATGACTTGGGAGCTCTTGCCTTTGTAAATAAACCTATAAACAAGGCAAAAATAGAAGAAATTTTAAATATAGTGGGGATGTAG
- a CDS encoding S-layer homology domain-containing protein — MKRVLLAVLILVFLLTIGLQAYAEGCEPIAKKEFLASFDTLLSQYGYSKIDKNSKGNLTRSEMATVVGKILIDEKIIDFKESTLPFKDISTLKEEEKMYIGVLYKNNILKGRNKNIFDPKGQLTREESKIVLERLKGVLENMKRESIPFKVKNVDQVYSGATEGIILDENDKYYEVNIVECFPTPGYSMGVDDVVVQNDKDVIIYLNIVPPKEGSILPQVLTYKTMTIELDKSYLKEGPYTFSTKYNSFARGMRRELY; from the coding sequence ATGAAAAGGGTTCTTTTAGCGGTGCTGATACTAGTCTTTCTTTTGACTATTGGCCTTCAGGCGTATGCTGAGGGATGTGAACCCATTGCAAAGAAAGAATTTTTAGCTTCTTTTGACACCTTGTTAAGCCAATATGGCTATTCAAAAATTGATAAAAATTCAAAGGGAAATTTAACTAGAAGTGAAATGGCTACAGTAGTTGGTAAAATTCTTATAGACGAGAAGATAATTGACTTTAAAGAGAGCACTCTTCCCTTTAAAGACATATCAACCCTTAAAGAAGAAGAAAAAATGTATATAGGGGTACTTTATAAAAACAATATATTAAAAGGAAGAAATAAAAATATCTTTGATCCAAAGGGGCAATTAACCAGAGAAGAGTCTAAAATTGTATTGGAAAGATTGAAAGGAGTATTGGAGAATATGAAGAGGGAAAGTATACCCTTTAAAGTGAAAAATGTAGATCAGGTTTATAGTGGTGCCACAGAGGGGATTATATTAGATGAAAATGATAAATATTATGAAGTGAATATAGTAGAATGTTTTCCTACTCCAGGCTATTCTATGGGGGTAGATGATGTAGTGGTACAAAATGACAAGGATGTAATCATATATTTAAACATAGTTCCACCAAAAGAGGGAAGTATTCTACCACAGGTATTGACATATAAAACAATGACTATAGAATTAGATAAATCTTATTTAAAAGAAGGACCTTATACTTTTAGTACCAAATACAATTCATTTGCAAGAGGTATGAGAAGAGAACTTTATTAA